The genomic DNA AGTCCTTGATCGTCCCCGGGCGGGTCTTGCCCGGGCGCCGCGGCGGTCCAGAACCAGGCGGCGATCATCAGAATACAGGCGGTTACGACCGTCTTTCGCATCGCCACATTATTCCAGACGCTCGAGAATTCGGGCAAGTTCATCGGGAAGCTCGCTGTCGAACTCCAAGCGGCGGTCGTCGCGGGGGTGCCGGAAGGCCAGATGGGAGGCGTGCAGGAACTGCCTTTCCAGTCCTTTCAGAGCACGGGCGCTGAGGCCGCGCAGCGGAAAGGGCCGGTTGGCCTTGTAGACGGGGTCGCCGGCCACGGGGTGTCCGATGTGTTCCAGGTGAACGCGGATCTGGTGAGTGCGTCCCGTGTAGAGGTGGACCTCCAGCAGTGCGAAGGGGCCGTGGGTGCCGAGCGTACGGTAGCGCGTCACGGCCATTCGCGGCCTGCGGCTGCGGGTCGACATGCGGGTGCGCTGGTTGGGATCGCGTCCCAGGGGAGCCTCGATGGTGCCCCGAGGCGGGTCGGGATGGCCGTAGACCAGCGCCAAGTAGTGCTTTTCCACCTTGCGCTTCTTGAACTGGCGCGCCAGCGCCTCGTGAGCCGATTCATTCTTGGCCACCACCATCAGTCCCGAGGTGTCTTTGTCCAGCCGATGCACGATTCCGGGACGGGCCGAGTCCTCGCGGCTGACCTGCTGAAAATGATGGAGGAGGGCATTGGCCAAAGTGCCGGTGCG from Acidobacteriota bacterium includes the following:
- a CDS encoding RluA family pseudouridine synthase; the protein is MDNPSPSAWTITTEEAGTRLDVFVAQRLEDPSRSAVRRWIDEGHVTVDGERRKAGHGLRRGEVVRAVPPPAPPSTLQPERIPLDIVFEDPDLAVVDKPAGLVVHPGAGNRTGTLANALLHHFQQVSREDSARPGIVHRLDKDTSGLMVVAKNESAHEALARQFKKRKVEKHYLALVYGHPDPPRGTIEAPLGRDPNQRTRMSTRSRRPRMAVTRYRTLGTHGPFALLEVHLYTGRTHQIRVHLEHIGHPVAGDPVYKANRPFPLRGLSARALKGLERQFLHASHLAFRHPRDDRRLEFDSELPDELARILERLE